From the genome of Antennarius striatus isolate MH-2024 chromosome 19, ASM4005453v1, whole genome shotgun sequence, one region includes:
- the nmbr gene encoding neuromedin-B receptor, with the protein MDDDLLSFLPPGSEAVNPNSTEEPLRWGSPDGGDTVHLVLRCVMTSVYVLVICVGLLGNVTLLRIFISSSAMRSVPNIFISSLAGGDLLLLVTCVPVDAFRFFSEEWVFGEAACKLIAVIQLTSVGVSVFTLTALSADRYKAIVNPMDIQSSSAVLWTCVKAASIWLLSVLLAVPEAVFSQVVSMQGHGDDANATFANCVPYPLSDPMHPRIHSLMIFLVYFLAPLVVISVYYFHIARTLIRSAHDMPGEVSDHTKRQMETRKRLAKIVLVFVFLFALCWLPNHVLYMYRSFHYQQADLSLAHMLLTLLARVLSFSSSCVNPFALYLLSESFRRHFNSQLRCGRGPAPERQASYLQSTSHIRLTSIKKTTPTTAVATAANGGSSRQEVAL; encoded by the exons ATGGACGATGACTTGCTGTCGTTCCTCCCCCCGGGGTCCGAGGCTGTGAACCCGAACTCCACGGAGGAGCCGCTCCGGTGGGGGTCCCCGGACGGGGGGGACACGGTGCACCTGGTGCTGCGCTGCGTCATGACCTCCGTGTACGTGCTGGTGATCTGCGTGGGGCTGCTGGGGAACGTCACGCTGCTGCGCatcttcatcagcagcagcgCCATGAGGAGCGTCCccaacatcttcatctccagcCTCGCGGGGggggacctgctgctgctggtcacGTGTGTGCCGGTGGACGCCTTCCGGTTCTTCTCGGAGGAGTGGGTGTTCGGGGAGGCGGCGTGCAAACTGATCGCCGTCATCCAGCTCACGTCGGTGGGCGTGTCGGTGTTCACCCTCACGGCGCTGAGCGCGGacag GTACAAGGCGATCGTGAACCCGATGGACATCCAGAGCAGCAGCGCCGTCTTGTGGACGTGTGTGAAGGCGGCGTCCATCTGGCTGCTGTCCGTCCTGCTGGCCGTCCCCGAGGCCGTGTTCTCACAGGTGGTGTCCATGCAG GGTCACGGCGACGACGCCAACGCCACCTTCGCCAACTGCGTGCCGTACCCGCTGTCGGACCCGATGCATCCCAGAATCCACTCGCTGATGATCTTCCTGGTCTACTTCCTGGCGCCCCTGGTGGTCATCTCGGTGTACTACTTCCACATCGCCCGCACCCTGATCCGCAGCGCCCACGACATGCCGGGCGAGGTCAGCGACCACACCAAGAGACAg aTGGAGACCAGGAAGCGTCTGGCGAAGATCGTGCTGGTGTTCGTGTTCCTGTTCGCGCTGTGCTGGCTGCCCAATCACGTGCTCTACATGTACCGCTCCTTCCACTACCAGCAGGCCGACCTGTCGCTCGCCCACATGCTGCTGACGCTGCTCGCTCGCGTGCTCAGCTTCTCATCCTCCTGCGTCAACCCCTTCGCCCTCTACCTGCTGAGCGAGAGCTTCAGGAGGCACTTCAACag TCAGCTGCGGTGCGGTCGAGGCCCCGCCCCAGAGCGCCAGGCCAGCTACCTGCAGAGCACCTCCCACATCCGCCTCACCTCCATTAAGAAGACCACGCCCACTACCGCAGTCGCCACGGCAGCCAACGGCGGCTCCAGCAGGCAGGAGGTGGCGCTGTGA